Part of the Oscillibacter hominis genome is shown below.
TACTGTCTGCGCCCCTCAACCGTGCGTTCAATATATCCCAGTGTGGTATTCCGCATTGATATCCCTCCCGCCGGTCCGGCCGGCTGCGTGTCCTATATATTATAATAAGGTATCCACCTCGTCAAAGAGCAGCATCCGATCCATGCCGAGGCCGCTGATGAGGCAGCGCTCCTTCCGGTTTCCCACAAGCTGTTCCATCCAGTCCACAAAGCCCCCGTCCCCCACCTCAAAGGTCTCGCCGTGGGCGGTCCGGTAAATCTTGAAGTTCAGACCCTTGTAGTAGGCGTTCTCCTCCTGCTCCTCTATCTGCACCGGAAGTTCCGGCAGTTCCTCCTGGACAAAGGCTTTCATGGCCTCCAAAAATCCGTCGGGGTCGCTGTAGCCTGCCCGGCGGCGCAGTGTCAGCGACATCTGCGTACCGTACAGTGCCTGACAGCACCGGAGCTGGCGGCGCAGCAGCGCCTTTTCGCAGCTATATCCGCCGGCGGAATCCCGGCCCCGCGAGACCATGCAGAAAATGCCGAAGTGCGGCAGCATCCCCTTGCCGGAAAAATTCTGCCCTCTGACCACCCGTGCGGTGGTACAGAGGTGGAGTTCTTCAGAACCGGCGCCTCCTTTGATCCTTGCTCCAAGCTCCAGGGCCAGAGCATTGGTTGGGTCCGCCAGTACCTCCAGTCCTCGCCCCGCGCCGACCACATTGTTCTGATCCACACACCCGAACACGGAGCAGCTTCCAAAGGGCGATACCGGCGAGAGCAGAACACTTTCAAAGCCCTGCTTCTCCGCCAGGGCCAAAAGCGCAGCCTCCAGGCGGTGAAACTTCAGGGCGTTCAGAGGGCTGGGCCGGACAAACCGGCTCTGCTCATATCGCCTGAGCACATCCGGCGCTGTGAGCCGTTCCGCACGGAGGTGGTCCAGCGCCAGCTGCAGACTGCTCCACTCGGATTGGGACAGCTCCGCCAGCCCCTCCAGCAGCGGTTTCCCCTCCGCCTTCTTGATGATTTTGTTCAAGCCGCGGTCTTTCTGCATTCCTTCCCCCTCCCTTCCATTCGTTTGGTTTTTTTATCATAGCCCAGTTCCCGTTCTTTAGCAACCGCTTTTCCCAATTTTCACTGTCAGATCATGCAAAATTCCGCTCCCTCTTTTGTTAACTTTTGTTGAATGCTCTATTATATTAGGGTCGCTTATCCCAGGTATTTGTTAAAATGTGATAAGAAATGTTGACAGTGCGGGAAAGTGGTGATAAAATGCAACTGTTGAAAAGGTCAATAGGCGGGCTTGCCGGACAGGTTTGAAGTTTGTAGAGAAGAAATGCTATAAATGGAGGCTTGGCGGCAGGCTTTTTTGTTGTCTGGAGGATTGAAATGAACTACAAAGCACATTTGGTGGAGTCCGGAAAACGGATGCTCCACAAGGGCCTTACGGTGGAGACGTGGGGCAACATCAGTGTCCGTGACCCCGAAACCGGTCTTGTGTACTTAACGCCCTCGGCCATGCCCTACGACACGCTGACCGATGAGGATATCGTGGTCATGCGGCTGGACGGCACTGTGGCGGAGGGCCGTAGAAAGCCCACCATCGAGGTGGGGATGCACCTGGGAATTCTCAACGCCCGGCCGGAGGTCAACGCCGTCATCCACACCCACCCCTTGTACTCCCAGGTTTTTGCCTGCCTGCATCAGCCCATTCCGCCCATCATCGACGAGGCGGCCCAGGCTTTGGGCGGAACGGTCTACCCCACGCAGTACGCCCTGCCCGGCAGCGAAGAGCTGGCCCGGAACGTGGTCGCTGCCCTGGGGGATGCTGGGACGGCATGCCTCATCGCCAACCACGGCGCCGTCTGCGTCGGAAAGGATATGGATCAGGCGTTCAAGGTGTGCACGGTGCTGGAGATGACCGCCCAGATCTACCAGATGTCTCTGGCGGTGGGCACCCCCCACGTCATTTCCGATGCGCAGGTCGCGTACATGAAGGACTTTGTGGAACACCACTACGGACAGGACAAAGCGTGATCGGAGCAAACGCTATGAAGCCTCTGCCATACACCAGGAAAAAAGAAATATTGGAGATGCTCAAGCGCAATGATTTTCTTGACATCAACCAGTTGTCCCAGAAATTCAACGTCTCCTATATGACCATTCACCGGGACCTGAAGGAGCTGGAGGACGAGGGGATGGTGTCCCGGATTTACGGCGGCGCCGTGGTCAGCGATTCTGTCCGGAGCGCCTCGGACGCTCCCGCCCCCTCCGCTGATCTCACTTTGGAGGAGCGGTTCCGCGTCTGCCAGGAGGAGAAAAAAGCCATTGCCCGGGCGGCCGCGGCCTATGTGGAGGACGGGGAGATCATTGGCCTGGACGCCAGCACCTCCGCCTTGCAGATGTGCCCCCTGCTCCACGAAAAGCGCATCACCGTGGTGACAAATGGCTTGAATGTGGCGCTCCAGTTTTCCGATTCAGAGACGGTCAGCGTCATGGTGGTGGGCGGGCTGCTGCGCAAGTCCTCCTTGTCCCTGAGCGGCCTGCGGGATCAGGAACTGCTGCAGCACATCAACATCAGCAAGTGCTTTTTCTCCGCCACGGCCCTCTCCTTTGAAAAGGGCATGATGGAGCTGAACTACGAGGAATCGGAATCCAAGCGGGAGCTTTTAAAGCGGACGGACAAACTTTTTGTGCTGGCGGACCACACCAAGTTGGGCGCTTCCGCCCCCTATGTGGACTGCACCTATGAGCAGATTTACGCCCTGGTCACGGACCGCTGGCCCAATGCCAGCCAACGGCAGGCGGACTGCCTGCGAAACTTTGAGCAAAGCGGCGTCCGCGTCATCTACGGCACCCAAGTATAAGAGGAGGAATACCATGGAAGAAATCAAGCAGGTTACCCATATCGACAATGTGAAGCTGTCTGATGACAAAAAGAGCGTTGTCATCATTGACCAGACTCAGCTGCCCAACCGCATGGTCTATCTGACATTGAACCAGTTGGAGGACTGCTATGAGGCCATTTTGAAGCTGAGGGTCCGGGGCGCTCCGGCCATCGGCATTTTTGCCGGCTACGCCATGTATGTGCTGAGCCAGCAGTATGCGGACAAGCCCTACGACGCCTTTGCCGCGGAGTTCCACCGGCAGAAGGAGTACCTCAATTCCTCCCGGCCCACCGCCGTGAACCTGAGCTGGGCACTGAACCGCATGGAGAAGGTCGTGGCCGGCAACGCCTCCTCCGGCGTGGGGGAGATCGTGGAACTGCTGGGCCGCGAGTGCGTCAAGATCCACGAAGAAGACATTGCCATGTGCCGCAAGATCTCCGAATACGGCCTCTCCCTGCTCCACGAGGGAGACGGCATCCTGACCCACTGCAACGCCGGCCCCCTGGCCACCTCCCGCTACGGCACCGCCATTGGCCCCATGCTGTTAGGCAAGGAGCAGGGCATGAACTTCCACGTCTTCTCCGACGAGACCCGGCCTCTGCTCCAGGGCGCCCGGCTCACCTCTTTTGAACTCCAGAAGGCTGGCGTGGATGTAACGCTCATCTGCGACAACATGGCCAGCATTGTCATGAAAAACGGGTGGGTCAATGCCTGCTTCGTTGGCTGCGACCGCATCGCCGCCAACGGCGACTTTGCCAATAAGATCGGCACCTCCGGAGTGGCCATCCTGGCCAAGCACTACGGCATCCCCTTCTACACCCTGGGGCCCACCTCCACCATCGACATGAACTGCCCCACCGGCGACGATATCAAGATCGAGCTGCGGGATCCTGAGGAGATCAAAGAGAAGTTCTACGTCGAGCCCATGGCCCTCAAGGAAGTTAAGTGCTACAACCCCGCTTTCGACGTCACCGACCACACCCTGGTCACCGGCATCATCACGGAAAAGGGCATCTGCTATCCCCCCTTCACCGAGAGCCTGAAGAAGCTCTTTGATTGATTTCCTTTGGTTTTATAGTCGAAAGACTGTAAAAATAAAGAAGCATTGGACTATGAAAGGAGTATCCCAATGAAAAAGAAGTTCAAGGTATTTCTGGCAATCTTGTCTCTGGTGGCCATCGTCGCGTCTTTGAGCGCCTGCGGCGGCAACGGCGGCAGCGCATCCGGCTCCGGTTCCGCAAGCGGCAGCGGCAGTGGCAGTGGCAGCGCCGAGGCCACTGGCCTGAAGATCTGCATCATCACCTCCTCCGGTATCGACGACGGTTCCTTCAATCAGAACTGCTACGAGGGCATCCAGGCCTTTGTCGCCGAGCACTCCGACTGCACGGTCACCGACATCAAGGAGAGCGATTACAACGAGCTGGTTC
Proteins encoded:
- a CDS encoding class II aldolase/adducin family protein, which produces MNYKAHLVESGKRMLHKGLTVETWGNISVRDPETGLVYLTPSAMPYDTLTDEDIVVMRLDGTVAEGRRKPTIEVGMHLGILNARPEVNAVIHTHPLYSQVFACLHQPIPPIIDEAAQALGGTVYPTQYALPGSEELARNVVAALGDAGTACLIANHGAVCVGKDMDQAFKVCTVLEMTAQIYQMSLAVGTPHVISDAQVAYMKDFVEHHYGQDKA
- a CDS encoding DeoR/GlpR family DNA-binding transcription regulator; translated protein: MKPLPYTRKKEILEMLKRNDFLDINQLSQKFNVSYMTIHRDLKELEDEGMVSRIYGGAVVSDSVRSASDAPAPSADLTLEERFRVCQEEKKAIARAAAAYVEDGEIIGLDASTSALQMCPLLHEKRITVVTNGLNVALQFSDSETVSVMVVGGLLRKSSLSLSGLRDQELLQHINISKCFFSATALSFEKGMMELNYEESESKRELLKRTDKLFVLADHTKLGASAPYVDCTYEQIYALVTDRWPNASQRQADCLRNFEQSGVRVIYGTQV
- the mtnA gene encoding S-methyl-5-thioribose-1-phosphate isomerase; this translates as MEEIKQVTHIDNVKLSDDKKSVVIIDQTQLPNRMVYLTLNQLEDCYEAILKLRVRGAPAIGIFAGYAMYVLSQQYADKPYDAFAAEFHRQKEYLNSSRPTAVNLSWALNRMEKVVAGNASSGVGEIVELLGRECVKIHEEDIAMCRKISEYGLSLLHEGDGILTHCNAGPLATSRYGTAIGPMLLGKEQGMNFHVFSDETRPLLQGARLTSFELQKAGVDVTLICDNMASIVMKNGWVNACFVGCDRIAANGDFANKIGTSGVAILAKHYGIPFYTLGPTSTIDMNCPTGDDIKIELRDPEEIKEKFYVEPMALKEVKCYNPAFDVTDHTLVTGIITEKGICYPPFTESLKKLFD